The Pelecanus crispus isolate bPelCri1 chromosome 7, bPelCri1.pri, whole genome shotgun sequence genome includes a window with the following:
- the APPL1 gene encoding DCC-interacting protein 13-alpha, translating into MPGIDKLPIEETLEDSPQTRSLLGVFEEDAAAISNYINQLFQAIHRIYDAQNELSAATHLTSKLLKEYEKQRFPLGGDDEVMTSTLQQFAKVIDELSSCHAVLSTQLADAMMFPITQFKERDLKEILTLKEVFQIASNDHDAAITRYSRLSKRRENEKIKAEVTEDVYTSRKKQHQTMMHYFCALNTLQYKKKIAMLEPLLGYMQAQISFFKMGSENLTEQLEEFLTNIGTSVQNVRREMECEVENMQQTIEDLEVASDPLYLPDPDPTKFPVHRNLTRKAGYLNARNKTGLVSSSWERQFYFTQGGNLMSQARGDVAGGLVMDIDNCSVMAVDCEDRRYCFQITSFDGKKSSILQAESKKDYEEWICTINNISKQIYLSENPEEIAARVNQSALEAVTPSPSFQQRHESMRPPVQSRPPAARTSSTGSLGSESAALSALSLDSLVAPDTPIQFDIISPVSEDLPGQAKSSGQSGRRTNPFGESGGSKSETEDSILHQLFIVRFLGSMEVKSDESPDVVYETMRQILAARAIHNIFRMTESHLLVTCDCLKLIDPQTQVTRLRFPLPNVVLYATHQENKRLFGFVLRTSGGRAESRQTSVCYIFESNNEGEKICDSVGLAKQIAFHAELDRKASEKQKEIDRVKEKQQKELNKQKQIEKDLEEQSRLIAASSRSNQSSGEGQFVVLSSSQSEDSDLGEDGKKKRESEA; encoded by the exons aCCCGGTCTTTGCTGGGGGTATTTGAAGAAGATGCTGCTGCAATTTCCAATTACATCAATCAGTTATTTCAAGCCATACACAGAATATATGATGCACAG aatgaATTAAGTGCAGCAACTCATCTGACTTCAAAGCTTCTGAAGGAATATGAGAAACAG cGTTTTCCACTAGGGGGAGATGATGAAGTTATGACTTCAACTTTACAGCAATTTGCAAAAGTGATAGATGAG CTCAGCTCCTGCCATGCAGTACTTTCAACTCAACTTGCGGATGCAATGATGTTTCCTATTACCCAGTTTAAAGAAAGGGATCTAAAAG AGATATTAACTCTAAAAGAAGTTTTCCAAATTGCAAGCAATG ACCATGATGCTGCCATTACCAGATACAGTCGGTTGtcaaaaagaagggaaaatgaaaag ATCAAGGCTGAAGTTACAGAAGATGTATATACTTCCAGGAAAAAACAGCACCAGACTATGATGCATTATTTCTGTGCATTAAATACTCTTcagtacaaaaagaaaattgctatGCTAGAACCCTTGCTAGGATACATGCAAGCTCAG ataagtttttttaaaatgggttcAGAAAATCTTACTGAGCAATTGGAAGAATTTTTGACCAATATTGGCACAAGTGTACAGAA TGTTCGCAGGGAAATGGAGTGCGAAGTAGAAAACATGCAACAAACTATAGAGGACTTGGAAGTAGCTAGTGATCCACTGTATTTGCCTGATCCTGATCCTACGAAATTTCCTGTTCATAGAAATCTAACACGGAAAGCTGGCTATCTCAATGCAAGAAA TAAGACAGGGCTGGTGTCTTCCAGTTGGGAGAGACAGTTTTACTTCACTCAAGGTGGAAATTTGATGAGCCAGGCAAGAGGTGACGTAGCTGGGGGACTTGTCATGGATATAGACAATTGTTCTGTAATGGCTGTGGACTGTGAAGACAGACGGTACTGTTTTCAGATAACATCTTTTGATGGTAAAAA GTCTTCAATCTTACAGGCAGAGAGTAAAAAAGATTACGAAGAG tggATATGCACCATAAACAACATATCTAAACAGATATATCTAAGTGAAAACCCTGAG GAAATTGCTGCACGTGTAAATCAGTCAGCTCTGGAGGCTGTTACTCCGTCTCCTTCCTTTCAGCAGAGGCATGAGAGCATGCGGCCACCTGT acaATCTCGTCCTCCTGCAGCTCGTACGAGCAGCACAGGGTCACTGGGATCTGAATCAGCAGCTTTATCAGCACTTTCCTTGGATTCACTTGTTGCCCCTGACACTCCTATACAATTTGACATAATATCTCCAGTTAGTGAAGATCTACCTGGTCAAGCAAAATCTTCAGGGCAGTCGGGCAG acGCACAAATCCTTTTGGTGAATCTGGAGGCTCAAAGTCTGAAACAGAag ATTCAATTCTTCATCAGTTATTTATTGTAAGATTTCTTGGCTCTATGGAGGTGAAGTCTGACGAAAGTCCAGATGTTGTTTATGAAACGATGCGTCAAATACTAGCAGCTCGCGCCATCCATAACATTTTCAGGATGACAGAATCGCATTTATTAGTCACTTGTGACTGTTTAAA gTTAATTGATCCACAGACACAAGTTACAAGACTACGA TTTCCTTTGCCCAATGTAGTCTTGTATGCTACGCACCAGGAGAATAAACGCCTCTTTGGATTTGTGCTTAGAACTTCAGGAGGGAGAGCTGAGAGCCGCCAAACTTCCGTCTGCTATATATTTGAATCAAATAATGAAGGGGAAAAG ATTTGTGACTCTGTTGGACTGGCAAAACAGATAGCTTTTCATGCAGAACTG GATCGAAAAgcatcagaaaagcaaaaagaaatagatAGAGTCaaagagaaacaacaaaaagaactgaacaaacaaaaacaaattgaaaag GACTTGGAGGAACAAAGCCGGTTGATAGCTGCTTCCAGCAGATCGAACCAGAGCAGTGGAGAAGGACAGTTTGTAGTCCTTAGCAGCAGCCAGTCGGAAGACAGTGATTTAGGAGAAGAtggaaagaagaagagagaatcCGAAGCCTAA